The Anaerolineae bacterium nucleotide sequence AGAGGCGGAGATCGTGATCGAAGGTTATGTGAATCCGGACGAGAGGCGCCCCGAGGGGCCCTTCGGCGATCACACTGGCTACTACACGCCCGTGGACGAGTACCCGGTGATGCACATCACCGCCATCACCCACCGTCGAGAGCCCGTTTATCCCACGACGGTAGTGGGCCGACCGCCCATGGAAGACTACTGGATGGGGAAGGCGACCGAGCGGCTGTTCCTGCCGTTGATGCGGCTCTTCCTGCCGGAGATCGTAGACATCCACATGCCACCTGAAGGGGTATTCCACAATCTGGTGTTCGTCTCCATCCGAAAACGATTCCCCGGCCATCCGCGTAAGGTGATCAACGGGCTGTGGGGATTGGGGCTGATGATGCTGGCCAAATGCATCATCGTGTTTGACGAGCACGTGGACGTCCAAAACACGAGCGAGGCGTTATTCTATGCGTTCAACAATGTGGATTGGGCGCGCGACGTCATCATTCAGGAAGGGCCGGTGGATGCGCTCGACCACGCATCGTACCAGTTCGCTTTTGGGGGCAAGATCGGCATTGATGCCACCGCTAAATCGGCGCAGGACGGCTATCTGCGGCAGTGGCCGGAGCGCATCGAGATGGCCGAGCCTATCCGCAAGCTGGTGAGCGAACGGTGGGCCGAATATGGGCTAGCAGGATGAGAATAAACTTGATCGAGCAGTAGCGATGGCTAATTGCTCGCGAGATTGGTTCAACCAAGGATTACGAGATCTGGAACAGGCGGAAGACTTCGCGCAGGCCGGACGCCATGAGTGGGCTTGCTTTGCTGCTCAACAGGCGGCTGAAAAGGCCGTAAAAGCCCTGCATCTGCACTTTGGACAGGAATCGTGGGGACACGTGGTGGTTCAACTGCTGCACGAACTGCCTATATTGGTGGTTGTGCCGCCAGACCTGGCTGAAAAAAGGGGAGTACTTGACAACTTCTATATCCCCACTCGTTATGCCAATAGCCATCCTGTTAGAGCGCCTTACGAACATTACAGGCTGTTGCAAAGTCGGGAGACCATTCAGTACGCCTGTGAGATCGTTGAGTTCGTCCGTCTTCAAATCGCTTGACGCTCAAACGGTTAAGCATTCTGTGCTCTGCTGGGCAGAAGCGATCGTTCAGACGCGCCCAGATATCCTACACATCGGTTATATCGGCTCCTACGCTCGCGGTGATTGGGGAGTAGGCAGTGACCTCGATTTGATCGTCATCGTCGAACGTGACGAGAAGCCGTTCTGGCGACGCGGTTTGGAATGGGATCTTTCTTCCCCGTCGGTACCTGCTGATCTGTTAGTATACACACAGAAGGAATGGCAGGTGTTGGCCGCTCAAGGCTGGCGATTCTGTCAGACAGTGGAACGGGAAGCCATTTGGGTTTACGAACGGACGGCCGATGACACACTTTGTCCCCCAGTCGAGGTTTCAGCGACGGCTTAAATGTGACAGCGGGAAGGATGGGCCGGGTTCGCATCTTCTTGGAGATGATCAAGTTCGAGCACACCATCTTTGCCCTGCCGTTTGCGTACCTGGGGATGGTGCTCGCAGCTCGCGGCTGGCCCGGCTGGCATACTTTCCTGTGGGTTACCGTGGCGATGATAGCCGCCCGCACGCTGGCGATGTCCGTCAACCGGGTGGCCGATCGGCATTTGGACGCGCGCAACCCGCGGACTGCTCAGCGGGCCTTACCCCAGAGGCTGTTGACGCCAAGGCAGGTCTGGGGCGCGGCAGTCGTCTCGTCAGTGATCTTCCTATTGGCGGCCTGGCAGTTGAACGATTTCGTCTTGCGCTTGGCACCCCTGGCTATGATCGCGCTGGTGGGGTATTCGTACACCAAGCGCTTCACTTGGCTCTCGCATTGGGTGCTAGGGGCTACAGACGGCGCGGCGGTAGCTGGCGCTTGGGCTGCTGTGCAGGGCTCGTTGGCTGATCTTACGCCATGGCTGTTGTGGGGCGCCGTCACGGTATGGATTGCCGGGTTCGATCTCATCTACGCCTGTCAAGATACCGAGTTCGATCGCGCGGAAGGATTGCATTCCGTCCCGGCACGCTTCGGGAACGCGACGGCACTACGCTGGGCCAAAGCCAACCACGTGCTGACCGTATTAGCGCTGACAGCGGTGGGATGGTTAGAAGGGCTAAGATGGCCATATTGGGCGGGCGTAGCGGCAACCGCCGGATTACTGTGGTGGGAGAACAGTTTGGTCAAGCCTGACGACCTCAGCCGTGTCGACCTGGCCTTTTTCAACGTCAACGGCTATATCAGCGTCCTGGTCTTTCTCGCCGCTTGGATAGGCTTGAATCGGTAAGACTAGCCGTTACGCTTGCCTGTACAGGCCTACTCTAAAGGCCTGAAAGGGCATTTCGCTTGGGCGCA carries:
- a CDS encoding HEPN domain-containing protein, with translation MANCSRDWFNQGLRDLEQAEDFAQAGRHEWACFAAQQAAEKAVKALHLHFGQESWGHVVVQLLHELPILVVVPPDLAEKRGVLDNFYIPTRYANSHPVRAPYEHYRLLQSRETIQYACEIVEFVRLQIA
- a CDS encoding nucleotidyltransferase domain-containing protein, which produces MLCWAEAIVQTRPDILHIGYIGSYARGDWGVGSDLDLIVIVERDEKPFWRRGLEWDLSSPSVPADLLVYTQKEWQVLAAQGWRFCQTVEREAIWVYERTADDTLCPPVEVSATA
- the ubiA gene encoding putative 4-hydroxybenzoate polyprenyltransferase — encoded protein: MGRVRIFLEMIKFEHTIFALPFAYLGMVLAARGWPGWHTFLWVTVAMIAARTLAMSVNRVADRHLDARNPRTAQRALPQRLLTPRQVWGAAVVSSVIFLLAAWQLNDFVLRLAPLAMIALVGYSYTKRFTWLSHWVLGATDGAAVAGAWAAVQGSLADLTPWLLWGAVTVWIAGFDLIYACQDTEFDRAEGLHSVPARFGNATALRWAKANHVLTVLALTAVGWLEGLRWPYWAGVAATAGLLWWENSLVKPDDLSRVDLAFFNVNGYISVLVFLAAWIGLNR